The window GCCCGTCTCCCCGCCGCCACGGTTGCGGAGGTAGGGGGCGAGGTGACTCGGCTGCTCCAGAGCCCGACCGCCATCCGGGCGCTGGCCCCCGAAGTCGCGACCGGCGTCGCCGCCGCCGTGGAGGCTTCGATTCAGACGATCTTCTTGTCTGCCGTCCCTCTCACCGTTCTCTGTGTCATCTTCGGTTTCCTCCTTGACGAGATCCCGCTCCGCGAGACCATCGGCGCTCCGCGGGCGGCGCCGTCAGAGGTTGCAGGATCACCCCGGATCAGGGAGAATCGCCAGACCTGAGCAGCGCTGGCGTTTAGCCCAGGAAGGCGGGCCGGGGGGCCCGATAATGGGACTGACCGGGGGGATTCTGCGAGTCTCGGTTGCGGCGCTTGCGTTGGCGTCCGCCGTACCGGCCGAAGCGCAGGAGCTCGACCATCGGGCGCTGCTCGATCGCTACTGCGTCACCTGCCACAACGAGCGGCTTCGCACCGCCGAGCTGCAACTCGACACCGCGGACGTGGCCAACGTCGCGACGGACCCCGCGCTTTGGGAGAAGGTGGCGCGGAAGCTGCGCGCGGGCGCCATGCCGCCGGCCCCGCGCCCGCGGCCCGACGAGGCTACCTACGCGCGCTTCATCGGGTGGATCGAATCGGAGCTCGATGCGGCGGCTGCAACCAGTCCCGATCCGGGGCGGACGGAGACGTTCCACCGGCTGAACCGCGCCGAGTACCGCAACGTCATCCGCGACCTGCTCGCGCTGGACGTCGATGTCGCGGAGCTGCTCCCGGCCGACGACGGCAGCTACGGCTTCGACAACATCGCTGGCGTCCTGGGCGTCTCGCCGACCCTGCTCGAACGCTATCTGTCCGCGGCCAAGAAGGTGAGCCGCCTGGCAATCGGCAATCCGGACGTCACGCCGACCGCGATGACCTACCGGCTCGCGGCCGACTATCCGCAGGACGACCGAATCGATGGCCTGCCGTTCGGCACCCGCGGCGGAATGGCGATCCCGTTCGCCTTCCCGGCCGACGCGGAGTACACCATCCGCGTCCGGCTGAGCCGCGACACGGCGGACAACATCAAGACTTTCGTGGAAGCGCATGAGCTGGACGTCAGCCTGGACGGGGAGCATCTCGAAACCTTCATCGTCGGCGGCGAGACGGCGCCGGAGGATCGGCGGAGCGATGAGTATCGCGAGTGGCGACTCGCCCAGGGACGGATTGACGAGGACTGGGTGATACGCCTTCCGGTGCGGGCCGGCCCCCGGACGCTGCGCGTCGCGTTCCGGAAGAAGACATCCGCCTATCCCGAAACGCTCCGGCAGCCGTACCTACGGCCGTACACCAATACCACGGGCGGCGACACCCGCTATCAGCCGTACCTCGAGAGCGTTGTCATCACGGGACCGTTCGAGGGGAGCGGCGCGCCGCCCGCCGTGGACACGCCGAGCCGCGCGCGCGTATTCACCTGCCTGCCGGCAAACGACGCGGACGCGACGGAGGCGCGAGCCTGCGCCCGCGAGATCCTGTCGACGCTGGCCCGGCGGGGTTACCGGCGCCCGGTGACCGACCGAGATCTGGACATCCTGCTCGGGTTCTACGAGGACGGCGCGGCGGACGGCAACTTCGAACGCGGCGTCGAACTGGCGGTCCGCCGCCTCCTCGTCAGCCCCGAGTTCCTGTTCCGGGTCGTCCGCGATCCGGAGGACGTCGGCCCGGGCGAGAACTATCGGCTGGGCGACCTGGAGCTCGCGTCACGTCTCTCGTTCTTCCTCTGGAGCAGCATTCCGGACGACGAGCTGCTCGACGCGGCGGTAGAGGGACGGCTGAGCGATCCGGACGTGCTGGAGGCGCAGGTCCGCCGGATGCTCGACGACGAGCGGTCGCGCGCACTGGTCGAGAACTTCGCCGGGCAGTGGCTCTACTTGCGCAACATCCCGGCCCTGGTGCCCGACGAGAACCGGTACCCGGAGTTCGGCGAAGGTTTGCGGCAGGCGATGCGCCGCGAGACGGAGCTCTTCTTCGAGAGCATCGTGCGCGAGGACCGGAACGTCCTGGAGCTGCTGACCGCGGACTATACGTTCGTCAACGAGCGGCTTGCGCGCCATTACGGCATTCCGGGGGTATCCGGGAGCCACTTCCGGCGCGTGACGCTGCCCGATGCGACGCGGCGCGGCCTGCTGGGACACGGCAGCATCCTCGCGGCGACCGCCTATCCGACGCGAACCTCGCCGGTCCTGCGCGGCAAGTGGGTGCTGGAGAACCTGCTGGGCACGCCGCCGCCGCTTCCGCCGCCGGACGTGCCTTCCCTCGAGGAGACGACCAGCGAAGGGCGCGCGTTGTCGATGCGCGAGGCGATGGAACAGCATCGCGCCAGCCCGGTCTGCGCGAGTTGCCACCGCCTGATGGATCCGCCGGGCTTCGCTCTCGAGGAGTTCGACGCGGTCGGCAAGCACCGGACGCGCAACGAGGCCAACCTGCCGATCGACGCCTCCGGCATGCTGCCGGACGGCACCGGGTTCGAGGGCGCCGCCGGCCTGCGCGACGCGCTGCTCAAGCGACCTGACCTGGTGGTCACCACGCTGACCGAGAAACTGATGACCTACGCGCTCGGCCGCGGCGTCGAGCACTACGACGCACCCGCCGTCCGCACGATCACCCGCGCCGCCGCGCGTGACGGCACGACGTTCTCGTCGATCGTCCTGGGCATCGTCCGAAGCGTGCCCTTCCAGATGAGGAGATCCGCATCATGATCATCACCAAGCTCGCCCTGCCACGCCGGACGTTTCTCCGCGGCGTCGGCGCCGCGGTGGCGCTGCCCCTGCTCGACGCGATGTCGCCGGCGCTGACGGCGCTTTCGAAGACCGCGGCGGCGCCGGTCAAGCGACTCGGCTTCATCTACCTGCCGAACGGCGCGGTGATGCAGACCTGGACGCCGGAGAGCAACGGCACGGAGCTGGCGCTCTCGCCGTCGCTCGGTCCGCTCGCACCGTTCCGCGATCAGACGATCGTCTACAGCCGGCTTGCTCATGGGCAGGCGGAGCCGCTCGGGGACGGCAACGGCGAGCACTCCCGGGCCAGCTCGGTCTGGCTGAACGGCGTCCACCCGAAGCAGACGGAGGGAGCCGACGTGCGGGCCGGGATCACGGCGGATCAGGTGGCGGCGGCCGAGATCGGACGCGACACGCCGCTACCGTCGCTGGAGCTGGCGATCGACCTCGACTTTCTCGTTGGCAATTGCGAGAACGGCTACTCGTGCGTCTATATGAACACGGTGGCGTGGCGCACCGCGACGACGCCGCTGCCGATGGAGAACAACCCGCGCGTCGTCTTCGAGCGGCTCTTCGGCGATGGCGGCACCCGCGAGGAGCGGCTCGCCGAGTTGCGCACGGACCGGAGCATCCTCGATTCGGTGACCGACGACCTGACGCATCTCGAGCGGAGCCTCGGCAACAGCGACCGCCACCGCCTGGATCAGTACCTCGACGCGGTGCGCGCCGTGGAGCGCCGCATCCAGTTGTCGGAAGCGCAGGGAGCCGATACGGCGCTGCCCGACGAACTGGAGCGCCCCGCAGGGATTCCCGACTCGTACGAGGAACACGTCAAGCTGATGTTCGACCTGATCTCGCTCTCCTACCAGGCGGACATCACGCGCGTCTTCACGTTCATGGTGGGGCGCGAACTGGGCGGCCGGACCTATCCGCAGATCGGCGTGCCGGATCCTCACCACGGGCTCTCGCACCACCGCAACGATCCGGAAAAGCTGGCGAAGCTGACGAAGATCAACCGGCACCACGTCGAGCTGTTCACGCACTTCCTGGGAAGCCTCGCGGAGGCGCCCGACGGCGAGGGGTCGCTGCTCGACAAGTCGATCGTGCTCTATGGCGCCGGCCTGGGCGACAGCAACGACCACCTGCACTACGA of the Acidobacteriota bacterium genome contains:
- a CDS encoding DUF1552 domain-containing protein: MIITKLALPRRTFLRGVGAAVALPLLDAMSPALTALSKTAAAPVKRLGFIYLPNGAVMQTWTPESNGTELALSPSLGPLAPFRDQTIVYSRLAHGQAEPLGDGNGEHSRASSVWLNGVHPKQTEGADVRAGITADQVAAAEIGRDTPLPSLELAIDLDFLVGNCENGYSCVYMNTVAWRTATTPLPMENNPRVVFERLFGDGGTREERLAELRTDRSILDSVTDDLTHLERSLGNSDRHRLDQYLDAVRAVERRIQLSEAQGADTALPDELERPAGIPDSYEEHVKLMFDLISLSYQADITRVFTFMVGRELGGRTYPQIGVPDPHHGLSHHRNDPEKLAKLTKINRHHVELFTHFLGSLAEAPDGEGSLLDKSIVLYGAGLGDSNDHLHYDLPVLTVGGKAADMRGGRHLEYPKDTPMTNLLISMLAKAGLPAEQLGDSTGRLTALTDV
- a CDS encoding DUF1592 domain-containing protein → MGLTGGILRVSVAALALASAVPAEAQELDHRALLDRYCVTCHNERLRTAELQLDTADVANVATDPALWEKVARKLRAGAMPPAPRPRPDEATYARFIGWIESELDAAAATSPDPGRTETFHRLNRAEYRNVIRDLLALDVDVAELLPADDGSYGFDNIAGVLGVSPTLLERYLSAAKKVSRLAIGNPDVTPTAMTYRLAADYPQDDRIDGLPFGTRGGMAIPFAFPADAEYTIRVRLSRDTADNIKTFVEAHELDVSLDGEHLETFIVGGETAPEDRRSDEYREWRLAQGRIDEDWVIRLPVRAGPRTLRVAFRKKTSAYPETLRQPYLRPYTNTTGGDTRYQPYLESVVITGPFEGSGAPPAVDTPSRARVFTCLPANDADATEARACAREILSTLARRGYRRPVTDRDLDILLGFYEDGAADGNFERGVELAVRRLLVSPEFLFRVVRDPEDVGPGENYRLGDLELASRLSFFLWSSIPDDELLDAAVEGRLSDPDVLEAQVRRMLDDERSRALVENFAGQWLYLRNIPALVPDENRYPEFGEGLRQAMRRETELFFESIVREDRNVLELLTADYTFVNERLARHYGIPGVSGSHFRRVTLPDATRRGLLGHGSILAATAYPTRTSPVLRGKWVLENLLGTPPPLPPPDVPSLEETTSEGRALSMREAMEQHRASPVCASCHRLMDPPGFALEEFDAVGKHRTRNEANLPIDASGMLPDGTGFEGAAGLRDALLKRPDLVVTTLTEKLMTYALGRGVEHYDAPAVRTITRAAARDGTTFSSIVLGIVRSVPFQMRRSAS